TTCAATATTGACTTAATCTTCTTTGGTGTAATGACCACATTAAATATGATGATTGGTATTCTTACCCCACCAATGGGAATGGCTCTCTTTGTTGTTGCTCGTGTAGGAAATATGTCGGTTTCCACGGTTACCAAAGGCGTATTACCGTTCTTGATTCCCGTTTTCGTCACATTAGTATTAATTACGATTTTCCCACAAATCATCACATTTGTGCCAAATCTATTGATACCATAATAAAAAGTGCGGTTGAAAAACATTAAATTTTTTAACCGCACTTTTATCTTTCTCGTAAGTTACATCTGCCGTACCTTACAATACAAAAAGGTGCAATAACTGCACTTTATCAACGCCTATTCAATGCCGTTTAATGAATAGAAAACTGTAAACACAACTAAAAATGGGGTTTATTATGAAACTAACCAAAACAGCATTATGCACCGCACTTTTTGCCACTTTTACTTTTTCAGCGAACGCACAAACTTATCCTGATTTGCCAGTGGGAATCAAAGGAGGAACAGGCGCATTAATTGGCGACACCGTTTATGTGGGATTAGGCTCTGGTGGCGATAAATTCTATACTTTAGACCTAAAAGATCCTTCAGCACAATGGAAAGAAATTGCTACATTTCCAGGTGGCGAACGCAATCAACCTGTTGCAGCCGCAGTGGATGGAAAACTTTATGTATTCGGTGGTTTACAAAAAAATGAAAAAGGCGAACTTCAACTCGTTAATGACGCTTATCGCTATAACCCAAGCGATAATACTTGGATGAAACTTCCTACTCGTTCTCCCCGTGGTTTAGTAGGATCAAGTGGTGCATCTCACGGAGATAAAGTTTATATTTTAGGCGGCTCTAATCTCTCTATATTTAATGGTTTCTTCCAAGACACTGTGGCAGCAGGAGAAGATAAAGAGAAAAAAGATGAAATCGCAGCAGCTTACTTCGATCAACGTCCAGAAGATTATTTCTTTACAACAGAATTATTGAGCTATGAACCCTCAACCAACAAATGGCACAATGAAGGTCGCATTCCATTCTCTGGTCGTGCTGGTGCAGCCTTTACAATTCAAGGTAATGATCTCGTGGTTGTCAATGGCGAAATTAAACCAGGACTTCGCACCGCTGAAACCCATCAAGGTAAATTCACTGCTAAAGGTGTGCAATGGAAAAACTTACCTGACTTGCCCGCACCAAAAGGCAAATCACAAGATGGTTTAGCTGGTGCACTTGCAGGCTATAGTAACGGTCATTATTTAGTCACTGGTGGCGCAAATTTTCCAGGTTCAATCAAACAATTCAAAGAAGGAAAACTTCACGCACATAAAGGTTTAAGCAAAGCTTGGCATAACGAAGTTTATACGTTGAATAATGGTAAATGGCGCATCGTTGGGGAATTACCAATGAATATTGGCTATGGTTTTTCTGTATCTTACAACAATAAAGTTTTACTGATTGGCGGTGAAACTGACGGAGGTAAGGCTTTAACTAGCGTCAAAGCAATAAGCTATGACGGTAAAAAATTAACCATCGAATAATTTATCACAGAATAGTGCATAAAATTTATAATAATCAAAAGCGGCGAAATTTATCGCCGCTTTATGCAAAATAAAAGTAATTAAAGCAAAATTAACACAAATTTTGACCGCACTTTAAATGCTCTATAAAGAGCTGGCATTTTTATTAATAAGATTTAGCGATGTTATTTATTCCACCACCACTACTCTGTTTATTCATTGCCATAGCAATGTATTTTTTGCCAAAGATTGCTAGTTATTCTGTCCATTTTTCAGTGATTGTTTTTGTTATTTCCCTTTCATTTTTGATTGCTTTAAGCAGCGTTATGCAATTCTTTATATGTAAAACCTCCATTAATCCTCGTGACTTTAAAGGCACAACAAAATTAGTTTGCACAGGCATATTTCGATTTAGCCGTAACCCAATGTATTTAAGTTTGCTGTTAATTTTGCTTGCTTGGACGCTTTGGTTAGGTAATAGTTTAGCTTGGTTAGGCGTAATTATCTTTATATTAGTGATAAACCAGTTTCAAATAGCCCGAGAAGAAACCTATTTGGAAAATAAATTTGGCGATGAATATCGTCGTTATAAACAAAAAGTAAGACGTTGGCTATAAAAAAACACCTTCACGAGGAAGGTGTTTTTATCAAATTAAAATCTATTTTTTCGGTGCCTGCATAAAGCGGAAGAAATCACTATCTGGTTTTAAAATCATTATATTGTCAGAATTTGCAAAACTCGCTTCATAGGCTTTTAAGCTACGCACAAACGTAAAGAATTGTGGTTCTTGAGCAAAAGCATCTGAATATAATTTTGCCGCCGCTGCATCGCCTGAACCTCGTAATTCTTGTGCAGTTTTATTTGCATTAGCAAGAATTAACGTCACTCTGCGATCTACATCAGCTTGAATAAATGCTGCTTTTTCTTTCCCTTGAGAACGATGTTCACGCGCCACTGCATCACGTTCTGCACGCATACGTTGGTAAATCGAAGAAGAGACTTCGTCTGGTAAATTAATTTGTTTTACACGCACATCGATCACTTCAATACCTAATTCTGCCGTACTGTCTTGTCCTGAACTTAAAGCTTTTTTTGCCCCTTCCATTAATTCTCCACGTGTACCAGAAACAATATCTTTAATCGTGCGTGAACCAATTTCAGAACGTAAACGGTCATTTACTTTACGACTTAATAAATTTGCAGCTTGGGCATAATCGCCACCGCCAGTAGACGTGTAGAATCGACCAAAATCACTGATTTTCCATTTCACATAAGAATCCACTAGCAAATCTTTTTTCTCAACAGTAACAAAACGTGTTGCAGATCCATCTAAAGTACGAATACGCGCATCTAAAACTTTGATGCTATCAATTAAAGGCACTTTAAAATGCAAGCCCGGTTCATATACAACCACTTTGTTATCGGCATCACGCTGTACTTTGTTAAATCGTAACATAATGCCACGCGTACCTTCCGTTACAACGACGATGCTAGAATAAACCACTGCCGCAATCACGAAAATAACAGGTAATAAAAATCTACGCATTAGTTAAATCTCCCTTGACGAATCGGCGCAACGGTAGTCGGCTGAGGCTGATAAGAATTTTGACGTTCTGGCGCAGTAAAAGCAGGCGAAGAATTGACCGCACTTGGCGCACTTGTTACCGATTTTTTGCCCATAATTTGCTCTAGCGGTAACACAGTTAAATTATTACCATTATTGCCATCAAGCATTACTTTTGGGGTATTTGCCATCACTTTTTCCATCGTCTGAATATATAAACGCTCACGCAGTAAATCTGGTGCAGCCTTAAATTCTGGCAACAAGCGTTGCAAACGTTCCACTTCACCTTTTGCATCTAACACGATACGATCTTTATAAGCTGTTGCTTCTTCAAGAATACGTTGCGCATCACCGCGTGCAATCGGTTCTTTCTCACGCGCATAGGCTTCCGCTTCACGAATAAAACGTTGTTCATCTTCCTGTGCTTTAATTGCATCATCAAACGCATCCTTTACTTCTTCAGGTGGGCGCGCAGATTGGAAGTTCACATCAATAACCTCAAGTCCCATATCATAGGATTTGATAATTTCATTCAAAGCTTTCCAAGTATTTTCACGCACGACAGAGCGACCTGTGGTTAAAATATCATTCATAGACATATGCCCAACAACATAACGTAATGCACTATCTGTCGCTTGATTCAAACTATCATCTGCATTTGTTACGCTAAAACGATATTTTGCAGGATCTTGCACGCGATATTGCACGGTCATTTCCACTTTTACCATATTTTCATCTTGAGTCAGCATTGCACCTTGTGTACGCAACTCTTTTACTTGCTCCACATTTACTGGCAATACTTTATCTACAAATGTTGGTTTCCAGTTCAAACCGGGTTGAACAATAGAATGTAACTCGCCAAAACGAAGCACCACACCGCGTTCAGCCTCTTTAATAGTATAAAAACCGCTTACGCCCCAAATAATCGCACCAATCGCTACAGCAAGTGGAATAACTTTGCCAAAATTAAATGGAGTACTGTTTTGAGAACTACCATTGTTTTGACCGCTCTTTTTATTTCCACCGCCTAATTTTTTAAGCAGATTATTAAAAATCTCCTCAATATCTGGCGGAGATTGCTCTTGATTTCCACGATTTTGGTTATTATTCCATCCATTATTGTTGGATGAATTTCCCGGCTGTTGGTCGTTGCTCTGCCCTGGTTTACTCCAAGGATCGCGATCTGAACCGTTCTGTGACATTTCATTCTCCATTTGTCAAAAAATTGTTAAGAGTTTAGCTAAATAAATGGGGCACGTCTATGAAAATACAAGAATTTTTAGGCAATAAAAAATCCTTGATTTTACACAAGGATTTTCTTGATTAATTCACATCATAAAAAACGCATTTTTGAAGTTCTTTTATCTGTAAACTTTCCCCACTCCATTCATAAAAGTGCGGTAATTTTTCTTGATGATTGACAAACGCAGCTAAATAAATAGAGAGTTCATCAGTAAACCACAACTGCCCCTGCGGACAATAATCCGAAAAAATTTTTTGTTGTTCAGGGAAATGACGAACATTGGATAATTTTACGATCCCAAATCCTTGAGATTTCAATACAGCTTCTCGTAAACACCAACAACGATAAAAAGCGTTCAAAGAATCCTGCTGATGATGAAACCAATCAATTTCTTCTTTTGGTGCAATATGTTCCATCAACGCCGTAAAATTTCTTATTTTAGGAAATTCAATATCAATTCCCACCGCACTTTTTTCTTCATTTCTAATATCTAATATTACCGCCACCCAATCACCAGAATGACTAATATTAAAATCTATTCGCTCATCAAGAAAATAAGGTCTGCCACTTTCAGTACGATGAATTTGAGATAAAAGTGCGGTGGATTTTCTAGATATTTTTAAAAGTTGGAAAAGTAATAAGTGAGCAAGCCGACGGCACTGATGACGCTGAAAAACACGCGAGCTATCCGTTTCAGTTTGATATAGATTTTCTGGAATCAGTTCATCGGGTAAGGATTCCAAAGAAAAAGGTTGATTTATATTGCCGTAGGCGATGTAGGTTGTCATAAAAATAAAAGCACCATTCAAAGGTGCTTTTATATTAAAAGGATTTAGTTTGTGTGTAAATTAGCGAATCACTAATTCCGCTACAGAAACACCGACCAAGCAAGCAACAACAACCCCAATTAAACCCGGCACCATAAAACTGTGGTTAAAATAATATTTACCAATTTTTGTTGTACCCGTTACGTCAAAGTTTACTGTTGCAATGTCTGATGGATAATTTGGAATAAAGAAATAGGCATAAGTTGCAGGCATTAAACCAACCAAGATTGGTGCTGGAATACCTAAGCCAATACCCACAGGTAATAACATGACTGCAGTCGCAGCTTGGCTATTAATTACGACAGAAACTGCAAATAATGCCAATGCGAATGTCCAAGGATAAGTTTGCACCATATCAGTAATCGCAGCTTTAAATTCTGGCATTGCATATTTGAAGTAAGTGTCGCTCATCCACGCAATACCATAAATTGCAATCGCTGCTACCATACCAGATTTAAATACCACGCCATTTGGCACAATTTGAGGATTTGTTTTCGTTGCGAGTAAAATCACACCACCAAAGCAAAGCATCATCATTTGAATGATAAGTGACATTGAAATTGCTTTTCCGCTACCGATAGTGCGAATTTCAGGAATCATCGCAATCGCAACAATCACAACTAAAGCAAGTAAAAATAGGTAAACAGATTTTTTTGCCCCTTGCGGAAGGGTTTCATTCAATGTTGTGCTTGTGGTATTTAAAATACGTTCACGCCATACGGGATCTTGTAAACGACTTTGATATTCAGGATCTTGTTCCAACTCTTTGCCACGACGCATACTGTATAAGGAAAGCGCAATCGTACCTGCTAAGGTTGCAGGAACAGTCACAGAAATAATGTCTAATAAACTAATGTTTTCAAATCCCGGCATTGCAGTAATTTTTCCCAAATAGAATACAACTGCAGCAGAAAGTGGGCTAGATGTGATGGCTAATTGAGATGCCACTGAAGATGCAGCCATTGGACGTTCTGGACGAATTTTATTTTTCAATGCAATGTCACCGATAATTGGCATAATTGTGTAAACAGAGTGACCAGTACCGAGCATAAAGGTTAATAAATAGACGACTAATGGGCCAAGTAAAGTGACACGTTTTGGATTTTTACGGAGAATGCGTTCAGCAATTTGTAACATAAATTTCAAACCGCCAGCAGCTTCAAGCACCGATGCACAAGTCACTACCGCAAGAATGATAAGCATAACATCAATCGGCGCTTTCCCTACTGGCATACGAAAAACAAAGACTTCAATTGCTAATCCAATACCAGAAACCACACCTAAACCAATACCGCCGTAACGGCTACCGATATAGAGCATTAATAGTAAAAATAAAAATTCTAAGTAAAGCATAAACACCTCAAAAATGAAAAACTATGCAAATAATACTTCTTTTTAGGCATATAACTAAATAATTTTTTAAAGTTTAAACCAAGATTTTAAGTAAAAGATAATTTAGATCAATTTTTTATAAAAGAGAAAAGTGCGGTAATTTTAAAGAGGATTTTTGGGAAAAAATTAGGCGACTTAAAACGTCGCCCAACTTAAAATTATTGATTGTTTTGCACGTAATCAATCGCAGATTGAACAGTGGTAATTTTTTCAGCTTCTTCATCTGGAATTTCGATATCGAATTCTTCTTCTAAAGCCATTACTAATTCAACTGTGTCTAAAGAGTCCGCACCTAAATCTTCAACGAAAGAAGCTTCAGATTTAACATCTTCTTCTTTAACACCTAATTGTTCAACGATGATTTTTTTCACGCGTTCTTCAATACTCATTTGTTTTTCCTATTTTGTTGGTTTTAACTCATAAAAGAGCGGTTAGTGTATGTATTTTTTATTAACTTGCAACTATTTTATGGTCTGGTCGCACCACAAAATGGGCAATCTAAATACACACATTAAAAATAGTTACGTACCTTTGCATACGCTCAAGGCGTAACCAAGTTACATTGCACTTAGGATTCTAACATTATCTAAAATCTTTGGCTATGATTTTGTTATTCAAAATCTATCAACATAATGCCAAAACGACATTAACTTAAGTACAAGCCACCATTAACGTGTAATGTTGTTCCCGTAATGTAAGCTGCATCATCAGAAGCTAAGAAAGCAACCGCTTTAGCTATGTCTTTTGCTTCGCCTAAACGACCTGCGGGAACATTAGATAAAATGCCTGCTTTTTGTTCATCAGTAAGCACTTCTGTCATATCCGTTGCAATAAAACCAGGTGCAACCACATTTACAGTAATACCGCGCGCAGCCACTTCTTTCGCTAAAGATTTAGAAAAACCAATCACACCCGCTTTTGCCGCACAATAGTTGGTTTGACCGGGGTTCCCCATTGAACCGACTACTGAACCAATATTGATGATACGACCAAAACGTTTTTTCATCATCGAACGTAACATTGCTTTAGAAAGATGATACACCGAAGTTAAGTTAGTTTGCATAATATCAAACCACTCATCATCTTTCATACGCATCAATAAATTATCGCGAGTAATACCTGCGTTATTCACGAGAATATCAATATCGCCAAAATCATTTTTAATTTGCTCAAGTAAAGTTTCAATAGATTCTTTATCGGTTACATTTAACACTAAACCTTTACCTTTATCCCCTAAATATGCAGAAATTGTTTCTGCACCTTTTTCAGAGGTTGCAGTACCGATAACAAACGCACCTTTTGAACTAAGTTCTTCTGCAATCGCACGACCGATACCACGAGTAGCTCCAGTGACTAAAGCAATTTTACCTTGCATTTTTTTCTCCTTTTTACGCTAAAAATTCTTCTACGGCATTGAATGATGCAACATCATTTACAGATATCGCTTGTAAATCACTCACAATGCGTTTGGTTAAACCATTTAATACTTTACTCGGTCCCACTTCAACAAGCACTTGAACGCCATCTTGTGCCATTTTTTCAACTGTTTCAGTCCAACGAACTGGGCTATATAACTGACGAATAAGTGCGGTACGAATTTCTGTACCTGCAGTTTCTGCTTTCACATCAACGTTATTTAATACCGATGTTGTTGGTGTATTAATTTGAATATTCTCAAGTGTTATCGCTAATTGCTCCGCTGCTGGTTTCATCAAGGCACAGTGAGAAGGCACACTCACAGCTAATGGCAAGGCACGTTTTGCCCCAGCTTCTTTACATAATACAGCTGCACGTTCTACCGCCGCTTTCGCACCCGCAATAACGACTTGACCTGGAGAGTTGAAATTCACCGCTGATACAACTTCGCTTTCCTCTGCTTGTTTACAAGCATTAATAATCGCTTCATTATCCAAAC
The Haemophilus influenzae DNA segment above includes these coding regions:
- a CDS encoding methyltransferase family protein, yielding MLFIPPPLLCLFIAIAMYFLPKIASYSVHFSVIVFVISLSFLIALSSVMQFFICKTSINPRDFKGTTKLVCTGIFRFSRNPMYLSLLLILLAWTLWLGNSLAWLGVIIFILVINQFQIAREETYLENKFGDEYRRYKQKVRRWL
- the hflC gene encoding protease modulator HflC — encoded protein: MRRFLLPVIFVIAAVVYSSIVVVTEGTRGIMLRFNKVQRDADNKVVVYEPGLHFKVPLIDSIKVLDARIRTLDGSATRFVTVEKKDLLVDSYVKWKISDFGRFYTSTGGGDYAQAANLLSRKVNDRLRSEIGSRTIKDIVSGTRGELMEGAKKALSSGQDSTAELGIEVIDVRVKQINLPDEVSSSIYQRMRAERDAVAREHRSQGKEKAAFIQADVDRRVTLILANANKTAQELRGSGDAAAAKLYSDAFAQEPQFFTFVRSLKAYEASFANSDNIMILKPDSDFFRFMQAPKK
- the acpP gene encoding acyl carrier protein, whose protein sequence is MSIEERVKKIIVEQLGVKEEDVKSEASFVEDLGADSLDTVELVMALEEEFDIEIPDEEAEKITTVQSAIDYVQNNQ
- a CDS encoding N-acetylneuraminate epimerase produces the protein MKLTKTALCTALFATFTFSANAQTYPDLPVGIKGGTGALIGDTVYVGLGSGGDKFYTLDLKDPSAQWKEIATFPGGERNQPVAAAVDGKLYVFGGLQKNEKGELQLVNDAYRYNPSDNTWMKLPTRSPRGLVGSSGASHGDKVYILGGSNLSIFNGFFQDTVAAGEDKEKKDEIAAAYFDQRPEDYFFTTELLSYEPSTNKWHNEGRIPFSGRAGAAFTIQGNDLVVVNGEIKPGLRTAETHQGKFTAKGVQWKNLPDLPAPKGKSQDGLAGALAGYSNGHYLVTGGANFPGSIKQFKEGKLHAHKGLSKAWHNEVYTLNNGKWRIVGELPMNIGYGFSVSYNNKVLLIGGETDGGKALTSVKAISYDGKKLTIE
- the fabD gene encoding ACP S-malonyltransferase, producing the protein MKKFAMVFPGQGSQTVGMLADLATEYPIITETFKQASDALGYDLWHLVQQGPAEELNKTWQTQPALLAASVAIYRVWQEKFPQLKPEVMAGHSLGEYSALVCAGVLDFQDAIKLVELRGKLMQQAVPEGTGAMYAIIGLDNEAIINACKQAEESEVVSAVNFNSPGQVVIAGAKAAVERAAVLCKEAGAKRALPLAVSVPSHCALMKPAAEQLAITLENIQINTPTTSVLNNVDVKAETAGTEIRTALIRQLYSPVRWTETVEKMAQDGVQVLVEVGPSKVLNGLTKRIVSDLQAISVNDVASFNAVEEFLA
- a CDS encoding anaerobic C4-dicarboxylate transporter codes for the protein MLYLEFLFLLLMLYIGSRYGGIGLGVVSGIGLAIEVFVFRMPVGKAPIDVMLIILAVVTCASVLEAAGGLKFMLQIAERILRKNPKRVTLLGPLVVYLLTFMLGTGHSVYTIMPIIGDIALKNKIRPERPMAASSVASQLAITSSPLSAAVVFYLGKITAMPGFENISLLDIISVTVPATLAGTIALSLYSMRRGKELEQDPEYQSRLQDPVWRERILNTTSTTLNETLPQGAKKSVYLFLLALVVIVAIAMIPEIRTIGSGKAISMSLIIQMMMLCFGGVILLATKTNPQIVPNGVVFKSGMVAAIAIYGIAWMSDTYFKYAMPEFKAAITDMVQTYPWTFALALFAVSVVINSQAATAVMLLPVGIGLGIPAPILVGLMPATYAYFFIPNYPSDIATVNFDVTGTTKIGKYYFNHSFMVPGLIGVVVACLVGVSVAELVIR
- the hflK gene encoding FtsH protease activity modulator HflK → MSQNGSDRDPWSKPGQSNDQQPGNSSNNNGWNNNQNRGNQEQSPPDIEEIFNNLLKKLGGGNKKSGQNNGSSQNSTPFNFGKVIPLAVAIGAIIWGVSGFYTIKEAERGVVLRFGELHSIVQPGLNWKPTFVDKVLPVNVEQVKELRTQGAMLTQDENMVKVEMTVQYRVQDPAKYRFSVTNADDSLNQATDSALRYVVGHMSMNDILTTGRSVVRENTWKALNEIIKSYDMGLEVIDVNFQSARPPEEVKDAFDDAIKAQEDEQRFIREAEAYAREKEPIARGDAQRILEEATAYKDRIVLDAKGEVERLQRLLPEFKAAPDLLRERLYIQTMEKVMANTPKVMLDGNNGNNLTVLPLEQIMGKKSVTSAPSAVNSSPAFTAPERQNSYQPQPTTVAPIRQGRFN
- the fabG gene encoding 3-oxoacyl-ACP reductase FabG, which produces MQGKIALVTGATRGIGRAIAEELSSKGAFVIGTATSEKGAETISAYLGDKGKGLVLNVTDKESIETLLEQIKNDFGDIDILVNNAGITRDNLLMRMKDDEWFDIMQTNLTSVYHLSKAMLRSMMKKRFGRIINIGSVVGSMGNPGQTNYCAAKAGVIGFSKSLAKEVAARGITVNVVAPGFIATDMTEVLTDEQKAGILSNVPAGRLGEAKDIAKAVAFLASDDAAYITGTTLHVNGGLYLS
- a CDS encoding 4'-phosphopantetheinyl transferase family protein encodes the protein MTTYIAYGNINQPFSLESLPDELIPENLYQTETDSSRVFQRHQCRRLAHLLLFQLLKISRKSTALLSQIHRTESGRPYFLDERIDFNISHSGDWVAVILDIRNEEKSAVGIDIEFPKIRNFTALMEHIAPKEEIDWFHHQQDSLNAFYRCWCLREAVLKSQGFGIVKLSNVRHFPEQQKIFSDYCPQGQLWFTDELSIYLAAFVNHQEKLPHFYEWSGESLQIKELQKCVFYDVN